Genomic DNA from Deltaproteobacteria bacterium:
TCGGCAGGAGTCAGCGTGCCCCCGGGGAACAAAGTAATCTTCACTCTTCCCTGGGTCCTTTTTTCGATTTCTTTTGCCCATTCGCCGGCCAGGACTGTATTTTTATGGGGTGCCGGGAAAAAGATCGAATAAGAGAGCTCAATGGGTTTCGTTTGGGCCATTGCCCCAGGAAGGGAAAATAATAATCCCGCCCCGGCCCCTAACATAAATACCCACATAAAAATTAGTTTCCCGCGATTCATTTTTTACCCTCCCTTAAAAAATTTTCATCGTATTGAATCCACTATAAACCGTCAAGATTTTTAATTTTTTATTTGCGCCGGTCGATTACTTTCAGGGCTTTTCCTTCTTTTGGGTGTAAACTCTCCGGAGCTACCAGTTTGACCTTCGCGGTTACCCCGATGATTTCCCGGATTTTCCGCTCGATCTTTGAGGAAATATTCTGCAGGATTTTGATTTCGTCCGAGAAAACCCTTTCATTGACTTCTACCTTTACTTCCAGGGTATCTACTCCCTCTACCCGGTCCACAATGATCTGGTAGCTCGGCTCCACTCCATCCACTTCCACGAGGATGGATTCTACCTGCGAGGGGAAAACGTTCACTCCTTTGATGATGATGATGTCATCGCTTCGCCCCAACACTTTTTTCATGCGCACCAGGGTACGGCCGCAGGGACAGGGGGAGAAGTCCAAAGAAGTGATATCCCGCGTCCGGAAGCGAACCAAAGGGAAAGCCTCTTTGCTCAAGGTGGTCAAAACCAATTCCCCCTCGGCGCCCGGAGGAAGGATCTGGAGCGTCTGGGGGTCGATGATCTCTGGAATAAAATGGTCCTCGTAGAGGTGCAGCCCGTTCTTGAATTCGCACTCGGCCGCCACCCCTGGGCCCATTACCTCGCTCACGCCATAATTATCGGTAACGCTGATGAACAGGCGGTCCTCGATCTCCTTGCGCATGGATTCGGGGCAAGGCTCCCCCCCAAAAAGGCCGAGCTTGAGGGATAGATTTTTAGGGTCGATTCCCTCCTTCCCCATGTATCGGGCCAGAAGTAGGGCATAAGAAGGCGTGCTGACCAGCGCTGTGGTCTTGTAATCTTGCATGATCAGGACCTGCTTACTGGTGTTACCGGTGGACATGGGAATCACGGAAGCTCCGATGAGCTCCGCTCCATGGTGGAGCCCGAAGGCCCCGGTGAAAAGACCGTACTTGAAGGTAATCTGGACCACATCATCTTTGGTTACCCCTCCGGCCGTGAGAACCCTCGCGGTCAGTTGGCTCCAATGGTGTAGGTCATTGCGGGTGTAGCCGGTGACCGTGGGTTTTCCCGTGACTCCCGAGGAGGAGTGAATGCGCACAACCTCCCGCAGGGGAAGGGCGAACAGGCCATAAGGATAACCCTGGCGCAGATCCTCCTTAGCGGTAAGAGGAAATCCGCCCAGGTCCTTGACGGACTGAATTTCATCCGGAAGTATCTTCAACAGGTCGAACCTCTTTTTATAGAAGGAGACGTTGCGATAGACCCGGTTCAAGGTAGACTGTAGGCGTTCCAGTTGGAGTTGCGCAATCTCCTCCCGTTCCATACATTCATAACGACGGTCCCAGATCATTGCTTCCCTCCCTTACTCCCATATCTCCCGGTATTCTTTCCCCAAATAAGCCCGCTGGACCTCTTTATTATTCAATAAATCCTGCGTCTCCCCTTCCAGGATGATCCGGCCAGTCTCGATAATGTAGCCTCGGTCCGCAACCTTCAAAGCTGCTTTGGCGTTTTGTTCCACTAAGAGGATCGTCGTGGCCCGGCTTCGTAAAGTTTGAATGGTTTGAAAAATATCATTAACGACTTTGGGCGCCAGGCCCATGGATGGTTCGTCTAAGAGCAGAAGTTTCGGCCGGGCCATGAGAGTCCGACCGATAGCCACCATCTGCTGCTCTCCGCCGGAAAGAGTGCCAGCCCGTTGTTTGGTTCTTTCTTTCAGTACGGGAAAGAGTTCAAAAATGGAATCCAAATCTTTCAGTACCTCTTTTTTTTCTTCCCGTCGAAAGCGAACGTAGGCGCCGAGGATAAGATTGTCGAGCACACTGAGGGGGGCAAAAATCTGCCGGCCTTCCGGAACCTGGCCTACACCCAGGTGGAGAATGCGTTCGGCTGGCAGCCCGGTAATATTCTGCCCGCCAAACCATAGGCGTCCCTTGGCCGGGATATGGATCCCTGAAATAATTTTCAAGAGGGTGCTTTTCCCCGCACCATTGGCCCCCAGTAGCGTAACGATTTCTCCTGCGCTGACGTGGACGGAAACATTGCGCAAAGCCTGGATCGCTCCATAGAAAGCACTGATGCTTTCCACCCTAAGCATTTCCGGTTTCCTCCCCAAGATAAGCGGCAATGACTTCCGGGTTCCGTTGGATGTCCCGCGGAGCTCCTTCGGCGATCTTCTTCCCGTAATTAAGGACCAACACCTCATCGGAGATTTCCATGACCAGGCTCATGTCATGTTCCACGAGCATAATGGTAATCCCTCTTTCGCGGATGCGCAGGATCGTTTCCGACAGTTTGCCCGTCTCCCGCATATTCAACCCGGCGGCGGGCTCGTCGAGCAAAAGAAGCTTGGGCTGGGTGGCCAGAGCGCGGGCAATTTCCAAAAGCTTCTGCTCTCCCAGAGGAAGGGCCGAAGCCTTCATCACACCCTTTTCTTCCAGCCCCATAAATTGGAGTTCTTCCCAGGCTTTCTCTTTTATCTCTCTTTCCTCTTTCCGCATTCCGGGCAGACGAAGGCCCGCGCTGAAGAGGCCGGAAACGGTTTGAATATGCCTTCCCACCATGACATTCTCCAGAACGGTCATGTTTCCGAAAAGTTCTAAATTCTGAAAAGTCCGGGAAATTCCTAAACGGGCGATGGTGTGAGGTTTCAGGCCATTGAGGGATCGGCCGGCAAACTGCAAAACTCCTCCTGTAGGGGGAATGATTCCCGTGATCAAATTAAAAAGAGTCGTTTTCCCCGCCCCGTTGGGCCCGATGACCGATTTCACCCCATCCTTGACCACGGTGAAGTCCAAAAGATCGATGGCCCGCAGGCCGCCGAAAGATTTTTGTAACCCCTCTACCTGGAGAATCCTCTCGTTCATGGATCTTCGGTCTTAATTCCTTTTTTTCTCAAAGAGTTTACGTACCCCGAGTAAAATTCCCTGGGGCATGAAGAGAAGGACTACCATCAGAATGCCCCCATAAGCCAAGACTTCGAAATCTTCTAATCCCCGGAGGTACTCTGGGAGTAAGGTGAGAACCATCGCTCCCAGAAGGGCACCCCAAATCGTCTCCGCCCCTCCCACGACGACCATCATCAAGAGCAAAATGGAAAACATCAGGCTGAAGGAACTCGGGCTGATGAAGGTGACAAAATGGGCATAAAGGCTACCCGCAATTGAAGCATAGACCGCACTCAATACGAAAACCTGTACTTTGTACCGGGAAGCATCCACCCCCATGGCGTTGGCCGCTATCTCACTCCCGTGAACGGCTCGCAGGGCTCGTCCCACGCGCGAGTTGATCACGTTGAGCGAAAAAAGAAGCAGGAGAATGACGAACCCCCATACGAGGTATAGATATCTTGCCCCTTCCAGGGAATATCCCATAAAAGTTAGAATAGGAATTCCCGAAAGCCCGGAAGGTCCACCCGTTAAAGGAGAGAGTTCATTGAAGACAATGAACAAAATTTCGCCAAAACCCAAGGTGGCTACGGCCATGTAGTGACCTTTGAGCCTAAGGGTGGGTTTCCCCACCAAAAAAGCAATGATGGCCGAGAGAAAAATGCCGGCCAAAAAGGCAGCGAGGGGGTGGATAGAATATTGGGTGGTCAAGATCCCCGAGGAATAGGCCCCCAGGCCGAAAAAACCCGCATGTCCCAGGGAAATCTGCCCGGTATACCCCATGAGCAAGCTCAGGCCCATGGTGATGATCCCGTTGATGCCTAAAAATATAAGGATGCTGATATAATACTCGTTGCCGCCGACGAGCCACGGGAAAATAGCGATGATAAGGAAAACGAATAGAAGGGGGTAAAAATCTTTTTTGCCCATTGCAGCCCTTTAAAATTTCTTCAGCTGGCTTTCCTCGGCACTTCCCAGGAGGCCACTGGGTTTCACCCAGAGAATCACCAGGAGGACCAGAAGAGCAATCGCATCCTTATATCCGGAAGAGATCAAGCCAGCCCCTAAGGATTCCAAAATGCCAATGATGAATCCAGCGGCGATAGCGCCCACCCCACTCCCCAATCCTCCGAGAACTGCCGCAGCAAACCCCTTTAAGGCTAAGAGGGGACCCCGATCATATTCCATAAGGGTTATGGGTGTAATAATGGCTCCGGCTACGGCCCCGACGGCCGCACTCAAACCGAAAGAAAGAAGGACCAATTTCCGCACGTTGATTCCAACGAGCCTTGCTGCCAGAGGATTGAAGGAGCAGGCGGTCATGGCTTTCCCCGTCAGCGTACGATTGAAGAAAAGGCCGATCCCAAAAACTGCGAGGAAGGTGATCCCGAAGATCCAGAAAATCTGCGGCTGGAGAGTCGCTCCCCATAATTGGATTGACTGGCCGCCGCTGAAAGCGGGTAGGCCATAGGGGTCCTTACCCCAGAGGAACATCGCCACGCCCCGAAAGAGAATAGAAGCTGCTAAGGTGATCATGATCAAGGTGATCATGGACGCATTTTTTAAAGGATGAATTGCTAAACGTTCAAAAAGGGCACCCAACAACATGACCACGGCTACGGTTAAAACAAATCCAATTAGCAGAGGAATTTTTAATACGGCCGTGCAGAAGACCATAATCAGGCCCCCGAGCATGACAAACTCGCCCTGGGCGAGGTTGATGATTCCGGTGGCATTATAGATCATGGTAAACCCCAGAGCCACCAAGGCATAGATGCTCCCCAAGGTTAAGCCGGTGAAAAGAAATTGGATTAACTGACTCGTTAAGCTCATTTTAGGAACCGCGCTTGCCGGATAGAAAAAAAGCGCTTTAGGCCTTCAACAAAGAATTGACGTCGAAGGCCGCAGCGCTTTTTAAAAAAAATAATACCCGAAAAAAAAATGACGCAGGTCTCCGCCGATCTCTCCAGTACAGAAATGGCCGTAGAAATTTGCAATGACCCCCATTTCTTTTTTATCCGTCATTGAAGTTTCCCTCAAATCAGCGTTCTTCTGCGTCCCCAATATTTCCAATCAGTCGGCGAATGCCCAATCGCCGTCTTTGACCACGATCATTTCGAAGGCATCTTTTTTGAGGCCGGTGTGATCTTCCGGGGACATGTTAAAAATGCCTCCGGTTCCAGGCCAATTTTTAATCTTGGTTTCTAAATAATCTCGAATTTTCCCTTTATTGGGGCCCACGGCCTTCAAGGCATCGCTAACCATCATAATCGCATCGTAGGCATGGCCGCCGAAGGTACTCACATCCGTCTTAAAGCGTTTTTCATACTCCGTTTTATACTTCACGATGATGGATTTCTGGGGGTGGTCGGCCCGAATTTTTTCGGCAACGACCAGCCGACCCAACGGGCAAAGAACGCCTTCCGCCGCGCCTCCGGCCAGTTCGATGTTCCTCTTTGACCCGAAACCATGGCTCTGATAGAGAGGGATCTTCATGGATAGTTGATTCCAGTTCTTGGTGACAATGACCTGAGGAGGCCCGACCGACCAGTTGACCACAGCTTGGGCATCCGTTCCTTTGATCTTGGTCAATTGGGCGGTCATATCGGAATCTTTCGGGCCATAGAGTTCATCCGCTACAATTGAAATCCCATAAGAGGGGGCCACTCTCTTCAGCTCCTGGCGGCCGAAACTTCCAAAGCCGTCCGTCACCGTGATGATCGCTATTTTGGAGATTCCTTTTTTCTTCATGTGGTCATAGATGGCCTCCACCGCGGAGGTGTCGGTTTGAGGGGTCTTAAAGATCCATTTATTCTGTTTCTTGGGCATCTCGAAGGTCTTCGCGGAGACAATGCGGTCCAATTCCGCTTTCGGGGTAACGATGGAGAGGCCTGCTGCGCAAGAAATCAAAGGAGTTTGAGCCTTCTCCATGATGGGAACGACTGCCATGCTTTCTCCCGTAGTGGATGGACCTAAGATGGCCACCACTTTATCTTTTTCCAGAAGCTTGCGAACGGCGAGGACCGCCTGGGCCACATCACTCTTGGTGTCTTCGACGATCATCTTCAGGGGATGCCCTTGAATTCCCCCCGCGGCATTGACCCACTCTTCGACCATTTTCACGGTATTCCGCTCCGGCTCGCCCAGGAAAGACGCTCCCCCGGTCACACTCAATACAGCACCTACGGTATAAGGAGCCTTCTCTTTTCCTAAAACCCCGGAAAAGGAAAATAGGATTAAAATATTGACGGCGAGAATGACAGTAAAAATTTTTTTAAACATACCCTTACCCCTCCTGTTTTATTTTCCCCCTCAAAGGGGGGAACCATTTTTCAATATATTCCATTCTCTTTGCAATTCCCGCTAAAGAGAATAAACTTTCCTTCCCTCTAAAAGCCGAACTTTTTTTTCGGAGAGAACTGCAATGGCCCGGTCGGTTTCATCGAAACGGAAAATAATAATGGCATTCTCTCCGCTCTGATGGACGAAAGCATACAGGTATTCCACGTTGATTTTGGCTTCGGCTAAAACTTTCATAATCTCCGCCAACCCGCCCGGCCGGTCGGGAACTTCAACGGCAACCACTTCCGTCTTTCTGGCTGTAAAACCCTTCTGCCCCAATACTTCCTTGGCTTTTTCATTGTCGTTGACAATCAACCGCAAGATGCCAAAGTCTTTGGTATCGGCCAAAGAAAGAGCCCGGATATTCACTCCTGTCTCTCCCAGGATACGGGTTACCTCGGCTAGGGCGCCAGGCTTATTCTCCAGAAAAACCGAGATCTGTTCAACTTTCATCTTTGCCTCCAAGGTAAGAGGTTTAAATTAGGACGCAGATTTTCGCAGATTCACGCAGAAAAAGAATAAAAAGAATTCTGTCTCCTGTCTTTCAATCCTGACAATCTGCGTTCATCCGCGTCCAATAAGATTAAATTTTTCGTTTATCAATCACCCTTTGGGCTTTGCCTTCGCTGCGTTGGATGGTCTTCGGCTCTACCAGTTTTACCGCAGCTGTGATTCCGAGCAAGTCTTTGATATCCTTCTCGATCCTTCGTCCCAACACCTGAAGGTCTTTGACCTCATCGGAAAAACCCTTCTCGTTGACTTCCACTTGTACTTCGAGGGTGTCCAGATTTCCTTGGCGATCTACGATCAGTAGGTAATGCGGCTCCACCCCTTCGACGTTCATCAGCACGCTCTCGATCTGAGAAGGAAAAACATTCACCCCCCGAATGATGAGCATATCGTCGCTGCGCCCGCTGACTCGCTCCATGCGCACATGCGTCCGCCCGCATTTGCAGGGCTGAGGATAAAGAACCGAGATGTCCCGGGTGCGGTAACGGATTAAAGGGAAGGCTTCCTTGGTAATAGTGGTGAAAACCAGTTCCCCCTTCTCCCCATAAGGGAGAACTTCTCCGGTCCGGGGGTTGATAATCTCCGGGATGAAATGG
This window encodes:
- a CDS encoding C4-dicarboxylate ABC transporter substrate-binding protein — translated: MNRGKLIFMWVFMLGAGAGLLFSLPGAMAQTKPIELSYSIFFPAPHKNTVLAGEWAKEIEKRTQGRVKITLFPGGTLTPA
- a CDS encoding phenylacetate--CoA ligase; amino-acid sequence: MIWDRRYECMEREEIAQLQLERLQSTLNRVYRNVSFYKKRFDLLKILPDEIQSVKDLGGFPLTAKEDLRQGYPYGLFALPLREVVRIHSSSGVTGKPTVTGYTRNDLHHWSQLTARVLTAGGVTKDDVVQITFKYGLFTGAFGLHHGAELIGASVIPMSTGNTSKQVLIMQDYKTTALVSTPSYALLLARYMGKEGIDPKNLSLKLGLFGGEPCPESMRKEIEDRLFISVTDNYGVSEVMGPGVAAECEFKNGLHLYEDHFIPEIIDPQTLQILPPGAEGELVLTTLSKEAFPLVRFRTRDITSLDFSPCPCGRTLVRMKKVLGRSDDIIIIKGVNVFPSQVESILVEVDGVEPSYQIIVDRVEGVDTLEVKVEVNERVFSDEIKILQNISSKIERKIREIIGVTAKVKLVAPESLHPKEGKALKVIDRRK
- a CDS encoding ABC transporter ATP-binding protein yields the protein MLRVESISAFYGAIQALRNVSVHVSAGEIVTLLGANGAGKSTLLKIISGIHIPAKGRLWFGGQNITGLPAERILHLGVGQVPEGRQIFAPLSVLDNLILGAYVRFRREEKKEVLKDLDSIFELFPVLKERTKQRAGTLSGGEQQMVAIGRTLMARPKLLLLDEPSMGLAPKVVNDIFQTIQTLRSRATTILLVEQNAKAALKVADRGYIIETGRIILEGETQDLLNNKEVQRAYLGKEYREIWE
- a CDS encoding ABC transporter ATP-binding protein, yielding MNERILQVEGLQKSFGGLRAIDLLDFTVVKDGVKSVIGPNGAGKTTLFNLITGIIPPTGGVLQFAGRSLNGLKPHTIARLGISRTFQNLELFGNMTVLENVMVGRHIQTVSGLFSAGLRLPGMRKEEREIKEKAWEELQFMGLEEKGVMKASALPLGEQKLLEIARALATQPKLLLLDEPAAGLNMRETGKLSETILRIRERGITIMLVEHDMSLVMEISDEVLVLNYGKKIAEGAPRDIQRNPEVIAAYLGEETGNA
- a CDS encoding branched-chain amino acid ABC transporter permease, producing MGKKDFYPLLFVFLIIAIFPWLVGGNEYYISILIFLGINGIITMGLSLLMGYTGQISLGHAGFFGLGAYSSGILTTQYSIHPLAAFLAGIFLSAIIAFLVGKPTLRLKGHYMAVATLGFGEILFIVFNELSPLTGGPSGLSGIPILTFMGYSLEGARYLYLVWGFVILLLLFSLNVINSRVGRALRAVHGSEIAANAMGVDASRYKVQVFVLSAVYASIAGSLYAHFVTFISPSSFSLMFSILLLMMVVVGGAETIWGALLGAMVLTLLPEYLRGLEDFEVLAYGGILMVVLLFMPQGILLGVRKLFEKKRN
- a CDS encoding branched-chain amino acid ABC transporter permease, with amino-acid sequence MSLTSQLIQFLFTGLTLGSIYALVALGFTMIYNATGIINLAQGEFVMLGGLIMVFCTAVLKIPLLIGFVLTVAVVMLLGALFERLAIHPLKNASMITLIMITLAASILFRGVAMFLWGKDPYGLPAFSGGQSIQLWGATLQPQIFWIFGITFLAVFGIGLFFNRTLTGKAMTACSFNPLAARLVGINVRKLVLLSFGLSAAVGAVAGAIITPITLMEYDRGPLLALKGFAAAVLGGLGSGVGAIAAGFIIGILESLGAGLISSGYKDAIALLVLLVILWVKPSGLLGSAEESQLKKF
- a CDS encoding ABC transporter substrate-binding protein; the protein is MFKKIFTVILAVNILILFSFSGVLGKEKAPYTVGAVLSVTGGASFLGEPERNTVKMVEEWVNAAGGIQGHPLKMIVEDTKSDVAQAVLAVRKLLEKDKVVAILGPSTTGESMAVVPIMEKAQTPLISCAAGLSIVTPKAELDRIVSAKTFEMPKKQNKWIFKTPQTDTSAVEAIYDHMKKKGISKIAIITVTDGFGSFGRQELKRVAPSYGISIVADELYGPKDSDMTAQLTKIKGTDAQAVVNWSVGPPQVIVTKNWNQLSMKIPLYQSHGFGSKRNIELAGGAAEGVLCPLGRLVVAEKIRADHPQKSIIVKYKTEYEKRFKTDVSTFGGHAYDAIMMVSDALKAVGPNKGKIRDYLETKIKNWPGTGGIFNMSPEDHTGLKKDAFEMIVVKDGDWAFAD
- a CDS encoding ACT domain-containing protein, giving the protein MKVEQISVFLENKPGALAEVTRILGETGVNIRALSLADTKDFGILRLIVNDNEKAKEVLGQKGFTARKTEVVAVEVPDRPGGLAEIMKVLAEAKINVEYLYAFVHQSGENAIIIFRFDETDRAIAVLSEKKVRLLEGRKVYSL